From Pectinophora gossypiella chromosome 18, ilPecGoss1.1, whole genome shotgun sequence, one genomic window encodes:
- the LOC126374786 gene encoding serine/threonine-protein phosphatase 4 regulatory subunit 3 isoform X2 — translation MTDTRRRVKLYALNADRQWDDRGTGHVSSCYVERLKGTSLLVRAESDGSLLLESKIQPDTAYQKQQDTLIVWSEGDNFDLALSFQEKAGCDEIWEKICQVQGKDPSVEITQDIVEESEDERFDEMSDSVQPVELPACEMGRLEDISELVNSCLVSPARKDKLAAALESQHYIKKLLNLFHMCEDIENIEGLHHLYEIFKSIFLLNKNTLFDTMFADDTIFDVVGCLEYDPSLPQPKKHREYLRELAKFREAIPIKNQDLLAKIHQTYRVQYIQDIVLPTPTVFEDNLLSTLSSFIFFNKVEIVKLIEEDEKFLTDLFKLLMDDKTPNTKRRDLVLFLKEFCNFSQNLQPQDKDAFYKTLVSLGILPALEITLGIDDQKTKTASIDILTYIVEFSPSVVRDYTLQQANNSEEEQILLNIVIEQMLRDRDPELGGAVQLMGVLRILLDPESMLASVNKSEKADFLNFFYKHSIQTLIAPLLENTAGEKPLREDYHTVQLLGLVLELLSFCVEHHTYHIKTCILNKDLLRRILVLMRSTHTFLVLGALRFMRKIIALKDEYYNRYIIKGNLFAPVIDAFLRNNGRYNLLDSAILELFEFIKLEDIKSLCSHVVENYGKILEDVEYVQTFKALKTRYDLHQDKLKERERGELVSGSVGVTEAVVPSLLRTRYRREARTPDDEEEMWFNDDDELEDDAPLDAAQPHPHPHPHAHHALDAIGKIVEKKVCSTPETVNGPSRVMLTSTSPSKPTHTDVQVSSPRLLNKGLVDYDGDSDEEEETAGGATSSNEERDAKRPRLA, via the exons ATGACGGACACGAGACGAAGGGTAAAGCTTTACGCTCTGAATGCTGATCGGCAATGGGATGACAGAGGGACAGGGCATGTTTCCTCATGTTATGTTGAGAGGCTGAAAGGCACTTCTCTGCTAGTGAGGGCAGAGTCAGATGGCTCTCTCCTCCTAGAGAGTAAGATTCAGCCCGACACTGCCTATCAGAAACAGCAGGACACCTTGATAGTATGGTCAGAAGGTGACAACTTTGATTTAGCATTAAGTTTTCAAGAAAAAGCTGGCTGCGATGAAATATGGGAAAAGATTTGTCAG gtgcAAGGCAAAGATCCGTCAGTTGAAATTACACAAGACATTGTTGAAGAGTCTGAAGATGAAAGATTTGATGAAATGTCAGATAGTGTTCAGCCAGTGGAGCTGCCAGCCTGTGAGATGGGACGTTTGGAAGATATCAGTGAACTGGTGAACAGTTGTCTGGTGTCTCCAGCACGCAAAGACAAACTGGCTGCAGCACTGGAGAGTCAACATTATATCAAAAAGCTGCTTAACCTCTTCCACATGTGTGAGGATATTGAAAACATTGAAGGATTGCATCATCTTTACGAAATATTCAAAAGTATATTTcttctaaataaaaacacattattTGACACAATGTTTGCAGATGACACTATTTTTGATGTTGTGGGATGTTTAGAGTATGACCCCAGTTTGCCTCAGCCCAAAAAACACAGAGAGTACCTCAGAGAACTTGCAAAGTTCAGAGAGGCAATACCAATAAAGAACCAGGATTTGCTTGCTAAGATTCACCAGACATACAGAGTACAGTACATACAGGACATAGTTCTGCCTACACCTACAGTTTTTGAGGATAATCTGCTAAGCACATTAtcaagttttatattttttaacaaagtaGAAATAGTGAAACTCATAGAAGAAGATGAGAAGTTTTTAACTGATTTGTTCAAGCTACTCATGGATGACAAGACACCAAACACAAAGCGGCgagatttagttttatttttaaaggaattttgtaatttttcacaaaatctTCAGCCGCAGGACAAAGATGCTTTCTATAAAACTTTGGTGTCATTGGGGATCCTGCCCGCTTTAGAGATAACACTAGGCATAGATGATCAGAAGACGAAGACTGCATCTATAGACATTTTAACATACATTGTGGAGTTTTCACCTTCAGTAGTGAGGGATTATACATTACAGCAGGCTAATAATTCTGAGGAG GAGCAAATTCTGCTGAACATAGTTATAGAGCAGATGCTGCGTGATCGGGACCCGGAACTGGGTGGTGCAGTGCAGCTAATGGGTGTACTCCGTATACTCCTCGACCCTGAGAGCATGCTGGCATCTGTCAACAAAAGTGAAAAGGCAGATTTCCTCAATTTCTTCTACAAACACAGTATACAGACGCTCattg CCCCGCTGCTGGAGAACACGGCAGGTGAGAAGCCGCTGCGAGAGGACTACCACACGGTGCAACTGCTCGGCCTAGTGCTGGAACTCCTTTCCTTCTGCGTCGAGCACCATACATACCATATCAAGACTTGCATACTAAACAAG GACTTGCTGCGGCGCATCCTAGTGCTAATGAGGTCCACGCACACTTTCCTGGTGCTCGGCGCGCTCAGGTTCATGCGCAAGATCATCGCGCTCAAAGACGAGTACTACAACCGATACATTATCAAGGGCAATCTCTTTGCGCCCGTCATTGATGCGTTCCTAAGAAATAATGGCAG GTACAACCTGCTGGACTCTGCTATATTAGAACTCTTTGAATTCATCAAACTTGAAGACATCAAATCACTTTGTTCACATGTTGTGGAAAACTATGGAAAGATCCTAGAAGATGTGGAGTATGTACAGACGTTTAAGGCTCTTAAAACACGGTACGACTTACACCAGGACAAGTTAAAGGAAAGGGAGCGAGGTGAGTTAG TGAGCGGTAGCGTGGGCGTGACTGAAGCGGTAGTGCCGTCACTCTTGCGCACGCGGTATAGACGCGAGGCGCGCACACCGGACGACGAGGAGGAGATGTGGTTCAACGACGACGACGAGCTGGAAGACGACGCGCCGCTCGACGCCGCGCAGCCGCACCCGCACCCACACCCGCATGCGCACCACGCGCTCGATGCCATCG GTAAAATAGTTGAAAAAAAAGTGTGCTCGACGCCTGAAACCGTGAACGGCCCCAGCCGGGTAATGCTGACGAGCACGTCACCCAGCAAGCCGACGCACACAGACGTTCAGGTATCCTCGCCCAGATTACTCAATAAG GGTCTGGTGGATTACGACGGCGACTCGGACGAGGAGGAAGAGACCGCCGGCGGGGCCACCAGCAGCAACGAGGAGCGCGACGCCAAGAGGCCGCGTCTCGCGTAG
- the LOC126374786 gene encoding serine/threonine-protein phosphatase 4 regulatory subunit 3 isoform X4, with the protein MTDTRRRVKLYALNADRQWDDRGTGHVSSCYVERLKGTSLLVRAESDGSLLLESKIQPDTAYQKQQDTLIVWSEGDNFDLALSFQEKAGCDEIWEKICQVQGKDPSVEITQDIVEESEDERFDEMSDSVQPVELPACEMGRLEDISELVNSCLVSPARKDKLAAALESQHYIKKLLNLFHMCEDIENIEGLHHLYEIFKSIFLLNKNTLFDTMFADDTIFDVVGCLEYDPSLPQPKKHREYLRELAKFREAIPIKNQDLLAKIHQTYRVQYIQDIVLPTPTVFEDNLLSTLSSFIFFNKVEIVKLIEEDEKFLTDLFKLLMDDKTPNTKRRDLVLFLKEFCNFSQNLQPQDKDAFYKTLVSLGILPALEITLGIDDQKTKTASIDILTYIVEFSPSVVRDYTLQQANNSEEEQILLNIVIEQMLRDRDPELGGAVQLMGVLRILLDPESMLASVNKSEKADFLNFFYKHSIQTLIAPLLENTAGEKPLREDYHTVQLLGLVLELLSFCVEHHTYHIKTCILNKDLLRRILVLMRSTHTFLVLGALRFMRKIIALKDEYYNRYIIKGNLFAPVIDAFLRNNGRYNLLDSAILELFEFIKLEDIKSLCSHVVENYGKILEDVEYVQTFKALKTRYDLHQDKLKERERVSGSVGVTEAVVPSLLRTRYRREARTPDDEEEMWFNDDDELEDDAPLDAAQPHPHPHPHAHHALDAIGKIVEKKVCSTPETVNGPSRVMLTSTSPSKPTHTDVQVSSPRLLNKGLVDYDGDSDEEEETAGGATSSNEERDAKRPRLA; encoded by the exons ATGACGGACACGAGACGAAGGGTAAAGCTTTACGCTCTGAATGCTGATCGGCAATGGGATGACAGAGGGACAGGGCATGTTTCCTCATGTTATGTTGAGAGGCTGAAAGGCACTTCTCTGCTAGTGAGGGCAGAGTCAGATGGCTCTCTCCTCCTAGAGAGTAAGATTCAGCCCGACACTGCCTATCAGAAACAGCAGGACACCTTGATAGTATGGTCAGAAGGTGACAACTTTGATTTAGCATTAAGTTTTCAAGAAAAAGCTGGCTGCGATGAAATATGGGAAAAGATTTGTCAG gtgcAAGGCAAAGATCCGTCAGTTGAAATTACACAAGACATTGTTGAAGAGTCTGAAGATGAAAGATTTGATGAAATGTCAGATAGTGTTCAGCCAGTGGAGCTGCCAGCCTGTGAGATGGGACGTTTGGAAGATATCAGTGAACTGGTGAACAGTTGTCTGGTGTCTCCAGCACGCAAAGACAAACTGGCTGCAGCACTGGAGAGTCAACATTATATCAAAAAGCTGCTTAACCTCTTCCACATGTGTGAGGATATTGAAAACATTGAAGGATTGCATCATCTTTACGAAATATTCAAAAGTATATTTcttctaaataaaaacacattattTGACACAATGTTTGCAGATGACACTATTTTTGATGTTGTGGGATGTTTAGAGTATGACCCCAGTTTGCCTCAGCCCAAAAAACACAGAGAGTACCTCAGAGAACTTGCAAAGTTCAGAGAGGCAATACCAATAAAGAACCAGGATTTGCTTGCTAAGATTCACCAGACATACAGAGTACAGTACATACAGGACATAGTTCTGCCTACACCTACAGTTTTTGAGGATAATCTGCTAAGCACATTAtcaagttttatattttttaacaaagtaGAAATAGTGAAACTCATAGAAGAAGATGAGAAGTTTTTAACTGATTTGTTCAAGCTACTCATGGATGACAAGACACCAAACACAAAGCGGCgagatttagttttatttttaaaggaattttgtaatttttcacaaaatctTCAGCCGCAGGACAAAGATGCTTTCTATAAAACTTTGGTGTCATTGGGGATCCTGCCCGCTTTAGAGATAACACTAGGCATAGATGATCAGAAGACGAAGACTGCATCTATAGACATTTTAACATACATTGTGGAGTTTTCACCTTCAGTAGTGAGGGATTATACATTACAGCAGGCTAATAATTCTGAGGAG GAGCAAATTCTGCTGAACATAGTTATAGAGCAGATGCTGCGTGATCGGGACCCGGAACTGGGTGGTGCAGTGCAGCTAATGGGTGTACTCCGTATACTCCTCGACCCTGAGAGCATGCTGGCATCTGTCAACAAAAGTGAAAAGGCAGATTTCCTCAATTTCTTCTACAAACACAGTATACAGACGCTCattg CCCCGCTGCTGGAGAACACGGCAGGTGAGAAGCCGCTGCGAGAGGACTACCACACGGTGCAACTGCTCGGCCTAGTGCTGGAACTCCTTTCCTTCTGCGTCGAGCACCATACATACCATATCAAGACTTGCATACTAAACAAG GACTTGCTGCGGCGCATCCTAGTGCTAATGAGGTCCACGCACACTTTCCTGGTGCTCGGCGCGCTCAGGTTCATGCGCAAGATCATCGCGCTCAAAGACGAGTACTACAACCGATACATTATCAAGGGCAATCTCTTTGCGCCCGTCATTGATGCGTTCCTAAGAAATAATGGCAG GTACAACCTGCTGGACTCTGCTATATTAGAACTCTTTGAATTCATCAAACTTGAAGACATCAAATCACTTTGTTCACATGTTGTGGAAAACTATGGAAAGATCCTAGAAGATGTGGAGTATGTACAGACGTTTAAGGCTCTTAAAACACGGTACGACTTACACCAGGACAAGTTAAAGGAAAGGGAGCGAG TGAGCGGTAGCGTGGGCGTGACTGAAGCGGTAGTGCCGTCACTCTTGCGCACGCGGTATAGACGCGAGGCGCGCACACCGGACGACGAGGAGGAGATGTGGTTCAACGACGACGACGAGCTGGAAGACGACGCGCCGCTCGACGCCGCGCAGCCGCACCCGCACCCACACCCGCATGCGCACCACGCGCTCGATGCCATCG GTAAAATAGTTGAAAAAAAAGTGTGCTCGACGCCTGAAACCGTGAACGGCCCCAGCCGGGTAATGCTGACGAGCACGTCACCCAGCAAGCCGACGCACACAGACGTTCAGGTATCCTCGCCCAGATTACTCAATAAG GGTCTGGTGGATTACGACGGCGACTCGGACGAGGAGGAAGAGACCGCCGGCGGGGCCACCAGCAGCAACGAGGAGCGCGACGCCAAGAGGCCGCGTCTCGCGTAG
- the LOC126374786 gene encoding serine/threonine-protein phosphatase 4 regulatory subunit 3 isoform X5, whose translation MTDTRRRVKLYALNADRQWDDRGTGHVSSCYVERLKGTSLLVRAESDGSLLLESKIQPDTAYQKQQDTLIVWSEGDNFDLALSFQEKAGCDEIWEKICQVQGKDPSVEITQDIVEESEDERFDEMSDSVQPVELPACEMGRLEDISELVNSCLVSPARKDKLAAALESQHYIKKLLNLFHMCEDIENIEGLHHLYEIFKSIFLLNKNTLFDTMFADDTIFDVVGCLEYDPSLPQPKKHREYLRELAKFREAIPIKNQDLLAKIHQTYRVQYIQDIVLPTPTVFEDNLLSTLSSFIFFNKVEIVKLIEEDEKFLTDLFKLLMDDKTPNTKRRDLVLFLKEFCNFSQNLQPQDKDAFYKTLVSLGILPALEITLGIDDQKTKTASIDILTYIVEFSPSVVRDYTLQQANNSEEEQILLNIVIEQMLRDRDPELGGAVQLMGVLRILLDPESMLASVNKSEKADFLNFFYKHSIQTLIDRAAPLLENTAGEKPLREDYHTVQLLGLVLELLSFCVEHHTYHIKTCILNKDLLRRILVLMRSTHTFLVLGALRFMRKIIALKDEYYNRYIIKGNLFAPVIDAFLRNNGRYNLLDSAILELFEFIKLEDIKSLCSHVVENYGKILEDVEYVQTFKALKTRYDLHQDKLKERERGELVSGSVGVTEAVVPSLLRTRYRREARTPDDEEEMWFNDDDELEDDAPLDAAQPHPHPHPHAHHALDAIGKIVEKKVCSTPETVNGPSRVMLTSTSPSKPTHTDVQGLVDYDGDSDEEEETAGGATSSNEERDAKRPRLA comes from the exons ATGACGGACACGAGACGAAGGGTAAAGCTTTACGCTCTGAATGCTGATCGGCAATGGGATGACAGAGGGACAGGGCATGTTTCCTCATGTTATGTTGAGAGGCTGAAAGGCACTTCTCTGCTAGTGAGGGCAGAGTCAGATGGCTCTCTCCTCCTAGAGAGTAAGATTCAGCCCGACACTGCCTATCAGAAACAGCAGGACACCTTGATAGTATGGTCAGAAGGTGACAACTTTGATTTAGCATTAAGTTTTCAAGAAAAAGCTGGCTGCGATGAAATATGGGAAAAGATTTGTCAG gtgcAAGGCAAAGATCCGTCAGTTGAAATTACACAAGACATTGTTGAAGAGTCTGAAGATGAAAGATTTGATGAAATGTCAGATAGTGTTCAGCCAGTGGAGCTGCCAGCCTGTGAGATGGGACGTTTGGAAGATATCAGTGAACTGGTGAACAGTTGTCTGGTGTCTCCAGCACGCAAAGACAAACTGGCTGCAGCACTGGAGAGTCAACATTATATCAAAAAGCTGCTTAACCTCTTCCACATGTGTGAGGATATTGAAAACATTGAAGGATTGCATCATCTTTACGAAATATTCAAAAGTATATTTcttctaaataaaaacacattattTGACACAATGTTTGCAGATGACACTATTTTTGATGTTGTGGGATGTTTAGAGTATGACCCCAGTTTGCCTCAGCCCAAAAAACACAGAGAGTACCTCAGAGAACTTGCAAAGTTCAGAGAGGCAATACCAATAAAGAACCAGGATTTGCTTGCTAAGATTCACCAGACATACAGAGTACAGTACATACAGGACATAGTTCTGCCTACACCTACAGTTTTTGAGGATAATCTGCTAAGCACATTAtcaagttttatattttttaacaaagtaGAAATAGTGAAACTCATAGAAGAAGATGAGAAGTTTTTAACTGATTTGTTCAAGCTACTCATGGATGACAAGACACCAAACACAAAGCGGCgagatttagttttatttttaaaggaattttgtaatttttcacaaaatctTCAGCCGCAGGACAAAGATGCTTTCTATAAAACTTTGGTGTCATTGGGGATCCTGCCCGCTTTAGAGATAACACTAGGCATAGATGATCAGAAGACGAAGACTGCATCTATAGACATTTTAACATACATTGTGGAGTTTTCACCTTCAGTAGTGAGGGATTATACATTACAGCAGGCTAATAATTCTGAGGAG GAGCAAATTCTGCTGAACATAGTTATAGAGCAGATGCTGCGTGATCGGGACCCGGAACTGGGTGGTGCAGTGCAGCTAATGGGTGTACTCCGTATACTCCTCGACCCTGAGAGCATGCTGGCATCTGTCAACAAAAGTGAAAAGGCAGATTTCCTCAATTTCTTCTACAAACACAGTATACAGACGCTCattg ACCGCGCAGCCCCGCTGCTGGAGAACACGGCAGGTGAGAAGCCGCTGCGAGAGGACTACCACACGGTGCAACTGCTCGGCCTAGTGCTGGAACTCCTTTCCTTCTGCGTCGAGCACCATACATACCATATCAAGACTTGCATACTAAACAAG GACTTGCTGCGGCGCATCCTAGTGCTAATGAGGTCCACGCACACTTTCCTGGTGCTCGGCGCGCTCAGGTTCATGCGCAAGATCATCGCGCTCAAAGACGAGTACTACAACCGATACATTATCAAGGGCAATCTCTTTGCGCCCGTCATTGATGCGTTCCTAAGAAATAATGGCAG GTACAACCTGCTGGACTCTGCTATATTAGAACTCTTTGAATTCATCAAACTTGAAGACATCAAATCACTTTGTTCACATGTTGTGGAAAACTATGGAAAGATCCTAGAAGATGTGGAGTATGTACAGACGTTTAAGGCTCTTAAAACACGGTACGACTTACACCAGGACAAGTTAAAGGAAAGGGAGCGAGGTGAGTTAG TGAGCGGTAGCGTGGGCGTGACTGAAGCGGTAGTGCCGTCACTCTTGCGCACGCGGTATAGACGCGAGGCGCGCACACCGGACGACGAGGAGGAGATGTGGTTCAACGACGACGACGAGCTGGAAGACGACGCGCCGCTCGACGCCGCGCAGCCGCACCCGCACCCACACCCGCATGCGCACCACGCGCTCGATGCCATCG GTAAAATAGTTGAAAAAAAAGTGTGCTCGACGCCTGAAACCGTGAACGGCCCCAGCCGGGTAATGCTGACGAGCACGTCACCCAGCAAGCCGACGCACACAGACGTTCAG GGTCTGGTGGATTACGACGGCGACTCGGACGAGGAGGAAGAGACCGCCGGCGGGGCCACCAGCAGCAACGAGGAGCGCGACGCCAAGAGGCCGCGTCTCGCGTAG
- the LOC126374786 gene encoding serine/threonine-protein phosphatase 4 regulatory subunit 3 isoform X1, whose product MTDTRRRVKLYALNADRQWDDRGTGHVSSCYVERLKGTSLLVRAESDGSLLLESKIQPDTAYQKQQDTLIVWSEGDNFDLALSFQEKAGCDEIWEKICQVQGKDPSVEITQDIVEESEDERFDEMSDSVQPVELPACEMGRLEDISELVNSCLVSPARKDKLAAALESQHYIKKLLNLFHMCEDIENIEGLHHLYEIFKSIFLLNKNTLFDTMFADDTIFDVVGCLEYDPSLPQPKKHREYLRELAKFREAIPIKNQDLLAKIHQTYRVQYIQDIVLPTPTVFEDNLLSTLSSFIFFNKVEIVKLIEEDEKFLTDLFKLLMDDKTPNTKRRDLVLFLKEFCNFSQNLQPQDKDAFYKTLVSLGILPALEITLGIDDQKTKTASIDILTYIVEFSPSVVRDYTLQQANNSEEEQILLNIVIEQMLRDRDPELGGAVQLMGVLRILLDPESMLASVNKSEKADFLNFFYKHSIQTLIDRAAPLLENTAGEKPLREDYHTVQLLGLVLELLSFCVEHHTYHIKTCILNKDLLRRILVLMRSTHTFLVLGALRFMRKIIALKDEYYNRYIIKGNLFAPVIDAFLRNNGRYNLLDSAILELFEFIKLEDIKSLCSHVVENYGKILEDVEYVQTFKALKTRYDLHQDKLKERERGELVSGSVGVTEAVVPSLLRTRYRREARTPDDEEEMWFNDDDELEDDAPLDAAQPHPHPHPHAHHALDAIGKIVEKKVCSTPETVNGPSRVMLTSTSPSKPTHTDVQVSSPRLLNKGLVDYDGDSDEEEETAGGATSSNEERDAKRPRLA is encoded by the exons ATGACGGACACGAGACGAAGGGTAAAGCTTTACGCTCTGAATGCTGATCGGCAATGGGATGACAGAGGGACAGGGCATGTTTCCTCATGTTATGTTGAGAGGCTGAAAGGCACTTCTCTGCTAGTGAGGGCAGAGTCAGATGGCTCTCTCCTCCTAGAGAGTAAGATTCAGCCCGACACTGCCTATCAGAAACAGCAGGACACCTTGATAGTATGGTCAGAAGGTGACAACTTTGATTTAGCATTAAGTTTTCAAGAAAAAGCTGGCTGCGATGAAATATGGGAAAAGATTTGTCAG gtgcAAGGCAAAGATCCGTCAGTTGAAATTACACAAGACATTGTTGAAGAGTCTGAAGATGAAAGATTTGATGAAATGTCAGATAGTGTTCAGCCAGTGGAGCTGCCAGCCTGTGAGATGGGACGTTTGGAAGATATCAGTGAACTGGTGAACAGTTGTCTGGTGTCTCCAGCACGCAAAGACAAACTGGCTGCAGCACTGGAGAGTCAACATTATATCAAAAAGCTGCTTAACCTCTTCCACATGTGTGAGGATATTGAAAACATTGAAGGATTGCATCATCTTTACGAAATATTCAAAAGTATATTTcttctaaataaaaacacattattTGACACAATGTTTGCAGATGACACTATTTTTGATGTTGTGGGATGTTTAGAGTATGACCCCAGTTTGCCTCAGCCCAAAAAACACAGAGAGTACCTCAGAGAACTTGCAAAGTTCAGAGAGGCAATACCAATAAAGAACCAGGATTTGCTTGCTAAGATTCACCAGACATACAGAGTACAGTACATACAGGACATAGTTCTGCCTACACCTACAGTTTTTGAGGATAATCTGCTAAGCACATTAtcaagttttatattttttaacaaagtaGAAATAGTGAAACTCATAGAAGAAGATGAGAAGTTTTTAACTGATTTGTTCAAGCTACTCATGGATGACAAGACACCAAACACAAAGCGGCgagatttagttttatttttaaaggaattttgtaatttttcacaaaatctTCAGCCGCAGGACAAAGATGCTTTCTATAAAACTTTGGTGTCATTGGGGATCCTGCCCGCTTTAGAGATAACACTAGGCATAGATGATCAGAAGACGAAGACTGCATCTATAGACATTTTAACATACATTGTGGAGTTTTCACCTTCAGTAGTGAGGGATTATACATTACAGCAGGCTAATAATTCTGAGGAG GAGCAAATTCTGCTGAACATAGTTATAGAGCAGATGCTGCGTGATCGGGACCCGGAACTGGGTGGTGCAGTGCAGCTAATGGGTGTACTCCGTATACTCCTCGACCCTGAGAGCATGCTGGCATCTGTCAACAAAAGTGAAAAGGCAGATTTCCTCAATTTCTTCTACAAACACAGTATACAGACGCTCattg ACCGCGCAGCCCCGCTGCTGGAGAACACGGCAGGTGAGAAGCCGCTGCGAGAGGACTACCACACGGTGCAACTGCTCGGCCTAGTGCTGGAACTCCTTTCCTTCTGCGTCGAGCACCATACATACCATATCAAGACTTGCATACTAAACAAG GACTTGCTGCGGCGCATCCTAGTGCTAATGAGGTCCACGCACACTTTCCTGGTGCTCGGCGCGCTCAGGTTCATGCGCAAGATCATCGCGCTCAAAGACGAGTACTACAACCGATACATTATCAAGGGCAATCTCTTTGCGCCCGTCATTGATGCGTTCCTAAGAAATAATGGCAG GTACAACCTGCTGGACTCTGCTATATTAGAACTCTTTGAATTCATCAAACTTGAAGACATCAAATCACTTTGTTCACATGTTGTGGAAAACTATGGAAAGATCCTAGAAGATGTGGAGTATGTACAGACGTTTAAGGCTCTTAAAACACGGTACGACTTACACCAGGACAAGTTAAAGGAAAGGGAGCGAGGTGAGTTAG TGAGCGGTAGCGTGGGCGTGACTGAAGCGGTAGTGCCGTCACTCTTGCGCACGCGGTATAGACGCGAGGCGCGCACACCGGACGACGAGGAGGAGATGTGGTTCAACGACGACGACGAGCTGGAAGACGACGCGCCGCTCGACGCCGCGCAGCCGCACCCGCACCCACACCCGCATGCGCACCACGCGCTCGATGCCATCG GTAAAATAGTTGAAAAAAAAGTGTGCTCGACGCCTGAAACCGTGAACGGCCCCAGCCGGGTAATGCTGACGAGCACGTCACCCAGCAAGCCGACGCACACAGACGTTCAGGTATCCTCGCCCAGATTACTCAATAAG GGTCTGGTGGATTACGACGGCGACTCGGACGAGGAGGAAGAGACCGCCGGCGGGGCCACCAGCAGCAACGAGGAGCGCGACGCCAAGAGGCCGCGTCTCGCGTAG